The proteins below come from a single Balaenoptera ricei isolate mBalRic1 chromosome 17, mBalRic1.hap2, whole genome shotgun sequence genomic window:
- the MROH6 gene encoding LOW QUALITY PROTEIN: maestro heat-like repeat-containing protein family member 6 (The sequence of the model RefSeq protein was modified relative to this genomic sequence to represent the inferred CDS: inserted 2 bases in 1 codon) encodes MAGGAWGWAQGAPVGALTLTALAEGIRASQGQPPGPPSTGPQPEPELERGVEPGQAAAIPPAGSEPFSQPPAQEPAPEGPGSPRPPSQTPQSSLEEGALADLASYTAACLEEAGFAGTQATALTLSSALEARRERLEDQVHGLVRGLLAQVPSLAERRPQRVALRVLSTLALEHSRDVVCALLPCSLPPDRAAAELWRSLSQNQRVNGQVLVQLLWVLKGSARSQLEALAATRALGEMLAVSGCVGATQGFYPHLLLVLVTQLHELARDPCPPDIPKVWAPSHQGLPYSHASCTVEALKALLTGDGCRTVVTCMEQAGGWSRLAEAHTHLEGVLLLASAMVAHADHHLRGLFADLLPQLRSAKDAQRLTAMAFFTGLLQSRPTARLLREEVILERLCAWQGDPEPTVRWLGLLGLGHLALDRGKVRHVSTLLPALLGALGEGDARLVGAALGALRRVLMRPRAPVRLLSAELGPRLPPLLDDARDSVRASAVGLLGTLVRRGRGGLRVGLRGPLRKLVLQSLVPLLLRLYDPSRDTNESSEWTLALCDQALRWDLLEEMVTVAHCDSPEALSRICHRLVQWYPSHVPRFLSQTQGYLRSPQDSLRWAAVVLMGFLVHHSSPSHINQDLLDNLFQDLGQLQGDPEPTVVAAAQASTQQVVLLAQVQHPPCRGRLLGLLRLPCLGRRHAHPARPPPVYXGSPFQHHRSPAGPWGCSGPG; translated from the exons ATGGCTGGGGGCGCGTGGGGCTGGGCCCAGGGGGCCCCCGTGGGAGCCCTAACCCTGACGGCTCTGGCTGAAGGGATCCGGGCCAGCCAGGGGCAGCCCCCGGGACCCCCTTCCACCGGCCCTCAGCCCGAACCTGAGCTTGAACGCGGGGTAGAGCCTGGGCAGGCAGCCGCCATTCCCCCAGCTGGCAGTGAGCCCTTCTCCCAACCTCCTGCCCAGGAGCCAGCCCCTGAGGGACCTG GCTCCCCTCGCCCCCCCTCCCAGACTCCCCAGAGTTCTTTGGAAGAGGGGGCCCTCGCAGACCTGGCGTCGTACACGGCTGCCTGTCTGGAAGAGGCTGGCTTTGCGGGAACGCAGGCAACAGCACTCACCCTGTCCTCAGCCCTGGAGGCCCGCAGGGAGCGGCTGGAGGACCAG GTGCACGGCCTTGTGCGAGGGCTGCTGGCACAGGTGCCCAGCCTGGCGGAGCGGAGGCCCCAGCGGGTGGCCCTGCGGGTGCTGAGCACACTGGCCCTGGAGCACTCTCGGGACGTGGTGTGCGCGCTGCTGCCGTGCTCACTGCCCCCTGACCG GGCGGCAGCCGAGCTTTGGCGCAGCCTGAGCCAGAACCAGCGCGTGAATGGGCAGGtgctggtgcagctgctgtgggtgCTAAAGGGCTCAGCCAGATCCCAGCTGGAGGCACTGGCG GCCACTCGCGCCCTTGGGGAGATGCTGGCTGTGTCCGGCTGCGTGGGTGCCACACAGGGCTTCTACCCGCACCTTCTCCTTGTGCTGGTCACACAGCTACATGAGCTGGCCCGGGACCCATGCCCCCCTGACATCCCCAAGGTTTGGGCCCCATCCCACCAAGGGCTACCGTACAGCCATGCCAG ctgcaCAGTGGAGGCCTTGAAGGCCCTGCTCACCGGGGATGGCTGCCGCACGGTGGTCACGTGCATGGAGCAGGCTGGAGGCTGGAGCAGACTGGCGGAAGCCCACACCCACCTGGAGGGAGTCCTGCTGCTGGCCAG TGCCATGGTGGCGCATGCCGACCACCACCTGCGAGGCCTGTTCGCAGACTTGCTGCCCCAGCTGCGCAGCGCGAAAGATGCACAGCGCCTCACGGCTATGGCCTTCTTCACCGGA CTGTTGCAGAGCCGGCCCACCGCACGGCTTCTGCGGGAGGAGGTCATCCTGGAGCGGCTCTGCGCTTGGCAGGGCGACCCCGAGCCCACCGTGCGCTGGCTGGGCCTGCTGGGCCTCGGCCACCTGGCGCTGGACCGCGGGAAG GTGCGTCACGTGAGCACGCTGCTGCCCGCGCTCCTGGGCGCGCTAGGCGAGGGTGACGCGCGGCTCGTGGGCGCCGCACTGGGGGCGCTGCGGAGGGTCCTGATGCGGCCGCGGGCGCCGGTGCGGCTCCTGAGCGCGGAGCTGGGACCGCGCCTCCCACCGCTTCTGGACGAC GCCCGGGACTCGGTCCGCGCCTCGGCGGTCGGGCTCCTCGGGACGCTGGTGCGGCGCGGCCGGGGCGGGCTCCGGGTGGGGCTCCGCGGCCCCCTCAGGAAGCTGGTGCTGCAGAGTCTCGTGCCGCTGCTGTTGCGACTGTACGACCCCAGCCGGGACACCAATGAG AGCTCAGAGTGGACCCTGGCCCTCTGTGACCAGGCCCTGCGCTGGGACCTCCTGGAGGAGATGGTCACCGTGGCCCACTGCGACAGCCCTGAGGCCCTAAGCCGCATCTGCCACCGCCTG GTTCAGTGGTACCCAAGTCACGTGCCCCGCTTCCTGAGCCAGACCCAGGGCTACCTGCGGAGCCCACAGGACTCCCTGCGCTGGGCAGCTGTTGTGCTCATGG GCTTCCTGGTCCATCACTCAAGCCCCAGCCACATCAACCAGGACCTGCTAGACAATCTGTTCCAGG ACCTGGGGCAGCTGCAGGGTGACCCTGAGCCCACTGTGGTGGCAGCGGCACAAGCGTCCACGCAGCAGGTGGTGCTGCTGGCTCAGGTGCAGCACCCTCCCTGCCGTGGGCGCCTCCTGGGCCTCCTGCGCCTTCCCTGCCTGGGCCGGCGCCACGCCCACCCTGCCCGGCCCCCACCAGTCTA AGGCAGCCCGTTCCAGCACCACCGGAGCCCTGCTGGCCCCTGGGGCTGCTCAGGACCAGGCTGA